A segment of the Panacibacter ginsenosidivorans genome:
AGCCAGGACGAGATTAAGTTTTGCTCTCAATTGTGCTACGTCGGCATCAAGCAGGTCTGTAAGTGTAAGCAGGCTATTATTGTATTTGTTTTTACTAATCCTGTAGTTTTCAGTTGCCTGATCAACAGCTTTACTATACACTTCAATTTTTTTGATACCCGAGAAATAATCCTGGTAGGCCTTATTGATAGAAAGATGTATCTCGTCAGTCAGCATGGCGGCGGATGCCTCCAGTTCCTGCTCTTGTGCTTTTGCCTTTTGTATTTTGGTATTTGTTTTCCATAAGGATGATAAGCTATATTTAACGCCTACACCAACATTGATAGCATTGGTAACTGTTAAGAAGTGTGGAATATCTGCAGCAACATAACCGCCTGTTAAACCAATAGAAGGATAATAATCTCCCCGGGCAATTTTTACGCCTGCCCCTGCTGCTTTTTTCCTGTAGTCAATGGCTTTAACATCGTTCCTGTTTTGTGCAGCAAGCTGTTCGTATTCTTCAATAGATTTTACTTCGACAGGCGGGTTGATACTTGCTGAATCAAGTGTAAGGATTGTATTTTCAGGAAGGCCCAGCATCAGGTTCATATTTACTGTTGCCAGCTGAATATTGTTTTGTGCATCAACCAATGCAAGTTCAAAATTGGATGTTTCAAGCTGTGCTTTTAAAAGATCATTTCTTGCAAGCAGGCCATTTTGCTCAAGGTTCGTAAAGTCCGTATCTCTCTGTCTTGATTGCGCCAGGTTCTCATCAACAAGTTTGGCCGCGGCAGTTGCTTTGTAAAGATTAATATATGCAGATACTGTATTTAAAATGATCTCCTGTTTATCATTATCCGCATCCATTCGGCTGGCCTGCTCCAGATACTTGGCAGATTCAATTCCGTATTTTACTTTACTGCCTGCATAAATATTAAAAGACACATTGGCAATCCCATACAAAGCTTGTGTAACATTTATAGTAGAACCACCACCGGTACTATCAGCACCACCTGAGCCTGTTTTTAAATTAATATCAGGTTTGTTTAGTCTAAGGTAAGAGCCGCTGATATTGGCTTCGGGTAATTTTCTTTCGGTGGCTTCTTTAGTAGCGGCAATTGCTTCATCAATACGAGCCTTACTTAGTTTAAGTTGTTTGCTGTTCTTAACACTTAAGTCAATAGCCTCGTTAAGCGTTAGCGATTTTGTTTCCTGTGCATGTGTATTAAATGCAGGCAGAAGAAACAGGGTGAAAACTATTATTACAATCTCAATTTTTTTGTATGTCATAATTCAAAATTGCTTTAGCCGGTAAATAGATTATAATGAATAAAAATTCAGTTTTATGAATAAAACTTATGCTTTTATGCCATCCCAGCACATCTGAAAATTCAGGTCAAGTACTTCTTTTGTCAGTCTTTTGTTGAAATAAGTAACACGCTTTGCGATTTCATTAATAGTGCCAATCATGAAAGATGTTAGCCAGAATGAGTCAATGTTCTTTATGATATGCTGTTCTTTTCCACGGTTTAAAAGCTCAAGCAAAGGCTCAAACATTTTTTTTAGGGTTGTTTTTGTTTCTTCATCTATATAAGGAGAATGAAAACATTGTTCAATAAAAATACTTTCTTCGAACCTTGAGATCCTGTGCTGTACTATGTTTGACCATATAGTATGAAAGCCTACCTTAAAAGGCGCAGACACATCGTAATGCTGAAAGAATATAGTTGCGGAATTTTTTACACAGTGGTCAAACAGGCTTGTGATTATTGATTCTTTGTTTTTAAAATAAATATAAAGAGTTCCTGTTGCAATCTTTGCTTCTTTTGCCACAGACTGCATGGTAATTCCCGATAGCCCGTTTTCCTTTACCAGCTTAAGTGTAGCTTTGAATATCTGATCTGTTTTATTTTCGTCCCGTAATTTCACGCAGCAAATATAAATGAATATTTATTCATTTATAAAATGTTTTTTTAAATTCATTTCCTTAAAACATGCCTCAGATGGTAACTGGAAACACCAGCAGATCTTACTGTCGGGCGCTCTAAAGAATAAATTTTTATTCCGTATAATTTTCCTGTTTATTTTAATTGTATATTCAATATCTTTTTTAATCAAACCGATTGCATATGAAAAAAAGACACATCAGCTATAACGCATTATTTGCGTTGTTATGTACCATTGGCCTGCTTTCCTGTAAAAAGCAAATGAATACCACTGCATCACAGAAAGCAGATGCTGCACCCGTTGCAGAAAATAATACCAGTGTAAACGCAACAGGCATCTGTGATTATATTTTTAATGAATCTGCTGTAACGGCAGCAGGCTATACCAAAGTATTTGAAGATAATTTTGATACAGACCTTAGTAAATGGAATATCTGGACTGGGGGCGCCTTTAATAATGAACTGGAATATTACCAGGCAGCTAATATGCAACTGGTAAACAGCAACCTGGTGATCACTGCTAAGAAAGAAACAGTAACAGGCGCCACTACGCCTTTTGATGCAACACCTAAAACCTTCAATTATACTTCCGGCAGAATAGAATGTAAAACAAATATCTCTGCTTCAACTGCCACGCCCAAAGTGCGTATTGTGGCACGAATCAAATTGCCTGCCGGTTATGGTATGTGGCCCGCATACTGGAGTTACGGCGATCCATGGCCAACACAGGGAGAAATAGATTATCTGGAGGCAAAAGGGCAGGAGCCTTTTAAATACCAGACCAATTATTTTTACGGACGTGCCACCAATCGTAACCTCGTAAAAAACCAGGTTGGTTTTATTACTTCCAATGTAGACCTCACCACCTGTTATCATGTATATGAAATGATCTGGTCGCAGAATAGTTTAACTTCTCTGTTTGATGGCAATGTTGTGGAAACAAAAACAGGCAGCTATGTTCCCAATCTCTTTGGTAAGACAGAACGCATCACATTGAATCTTGCGGTAGGCGGCAATTTCTTTACCAATTTTAATCCCGCACTAATTGCAACGGGTAGTATGTATGTGGATTATGTGAAAGTGTTTACTTCTAATTAAAACTATTTTTCCTTGTTCTTTTGCCTTGATGCAAAAGAACCAAAAGATCAAGGCTTCAGAAAAATGGCTAAAAAAAATTTCATTACGCTACAACGAAAGAGTCCAAAGCCAAACATTTTATTATCCATTAAGCGAAGTTGTGTTAAATACTTTTGCATAAAGCCATGCAGCTTTCGTTGCTTAACGCTCTATTCAATCTTTTTCTTAACGCCATTTTTCTGATGCCTTTTTTCAGGATTCAACTTTCGCATATAACAAGAAAATGCTTCTTACGCTCTTGCAATTCCTAATCCTTGCCTATGCAACTACAAAAGCATAAGCCACATCAAGGCACAACGAACGGATGTGTTGTAATCATCCGTTCTTGACTTTTTGGTTACTTTTTGTGTCAAGACAAAAAGTAAAAGAAAGAAATTTATCTCCAATGTTCTTTTGCCCTGATGCAAGCTTTTTTTTGCGTCAAGGAGAAAATTAATAACAATACGGTCTCACAACTCAAACTCCCATACAGTTTTGTATATACCATATTGCTCAACATAAGAAAGGAATGAATTGTAAAAAAGATCAGCGCCAATAGTAGCGCTATCGCCAATTACAAAAAGTTTCTCTTTGGCTCTTGTTATAGCAACATTCATTCTGCGATAGTCTTTTAAAAATCCAATCACGCTATCATCATTACTACGTACCAAAGAAAGTATTACTGTTTGTTTTTCCTGTCCCTGGAAACTGTCAATAGTACTAATACGCATCGTTGCGGGCAACATTTCTTTTGCTAAAACAACCTGCCCCGAATAAGGAGAAATAAAAGCTGTTTGCATTACGTCAAGATGCTCTGTCTCGATAAGCTTTTGTGCAATACGTAGCTCGCCTTCGTTTTGCAAACTTACACCATCGCTGCCATGCGCTTCATTAAACCCGGAGCCTGCAGTATCTATAAAATAAATATGATCAGCAATGTTGCTTAAATGCGCAGCCGTTAGCAACAATCCATTGTAAAAATAATTACCTGAAAATCCTGCTATCGCTTGCCGCATTCTATATTGCGTATTTAACAAGTGAATGTTATTTATGCCCGCAATACTTATTTCTAAAATAGATTTATTAAGCCCTGATCTTGCGGCTTCATCACTTAATACGGTTGGTGGTAATTGTAAATGATCACCTGCAAGCACATACTTTTCTGCTAATGGAAATATGCACCATGCCAATGGCTCAATACATTGCCCTGCTTCATCAATTACTAATGTTTGAAATTTAATATGATTGATCTTTGCATCATACAAACCTATCGGCGTACCGAGTATTACGTCAGCTTCTGCATATAATTTTTCTTCGTTGTATGACTGCAATTTTTTCATTTCTGTTCTCGTATTCTTTACTTCCCTAAATAAAAGGTTGCGTTGCTCTCTTTCCGCCTTGCCAAAGCTGCGTTTATATTTCAGCGCCATCTTCCTGAATTCTTCTGCTCTTATTTTTAATTGCTTTATTTCTTTCTGTTGTTTGCTGTTAGCCAATCTTCCTTCTGCTGTATATGGAAAAATGGTTTCATCAACTTTACTCGTATTACCTACTCTTACAATCTTCACACCTTGTGCGATCAACCCTTTGGCAATATTATCCACTGCCGTATTGCTTGGTGCAGATACCAAAACTTTTTCTCCTTTCTTTATCAGCTGTATGATGGCTTCAATAAGTGTAGTGGTTTTACCTGTGCCCGGCGGACCATGTACAATTATCATCTCTTCATTTTGCAGTATGGCAGTAACAGCTTGCTGCTGACTTTTATTTAAACGCTTGTTACGAAAATCAATAAGTTCAGTTCTTACAGTTGATATACTTCGTTCTTTCGACCTGCCATCGTGTAGTTCCTGGAACAATGCAAACAAGTGCTTATTGTTTTCAAGATTGTTCAGCACAGTTTTCATGATAGTAGTAGTACGCTGGTCAGGTGCCAGTTTTATACCTACACCATTATCTTCTATCCAGTCAGGGAAGTCAGGCGCAAACAACCTGAACTCTCCATTCTTACCATCAAGATTTAATAATAATCCTTTTATTGGTTCTTCACCACTAATAAAACATTCAATGGCTGCGCCATCTTTGAACTGGTTTGTTTCTGTGGGAAAGTTGAGTTTAAAACTTATCTCAGGATAATCTGCATAGCCAAAATTCTTTCTTGTAACAGTAATTGGGTGCAGTGCCAGACCTTCTGCCTTTAATGACTTCAGTGTATGCACCTGGTCAAGACTGTATTGTTTTACCTGTTCTTTTTCTTCAAGGTCTATACACTGCAATAATTGTTTGATATATGGATGTGTAACCGCCATTCGGTGAAAATAATGCAAGTTGTTATTTACTTTTTTGTCTTGACACAAAAAAGTAACAAAAAAAGTCAAGGCTCCAGAAAAATGGCTAAAAAAGATTTCATTACACTACAACGAAAGAGTTTAAAGCCAAGCATTTTGTTATCAATTAAGCAAAGCTGTGTTAAATACTTTTACGAAGAGCCATGCAGCTTTCGTTGCTTAACGCTTCATTCCATCTTTTTCTTAACGCCATTTTTCTGATGCCATTTCCATAATTCAATCATCGCACTTTTTTAATTCACTTTAAATTATTTAGGCACTTGCAAAAACTAATTGATGCTCATGCAACCACAAAAGCACAAGTCACAGTAGCAATGCAGTCAAATCAAGGAACAACGAACGAATGTGCTGTATATCATTCGTTCTTGAACTTTTTTTCGCAACCTCCCATTACGGTTGCCTCTTTCTTTCAAGAGAAAAAGTAAAGAGAAGAAATTTATTTCTTATGTTCTTTTGCCTTGATGCAAAAGAACCAAAAGATCAAGGCTCCAGAGAAAAAGCTAAAATTTATTTCGTTACGCTACAGCGAAGAAGCTTACTATTATGCTGTTGAATATTTTTCAGTAAAGACTTATGAAAGGCTTTAGAATAAAACTGAAAATCTTCGCTGTTTACGCTTCACTCAACAAATTTCTTAACGCTTTTTCTCTGATGCCGTTATATAACTCAATCTTCGCATTTACCAAGACAACACATCAATGTACTTGCAAATATGAACCATGTTCATCCAACTACAAAAGCCCAAGCAACAGTAGTACCAAGGCTCAATCAATGCGTGTGCACGGATGTGTTGTATCTTTTTTCCATGCTTGAACTTTTGTTACTTTTTTTCAAGAGGAAATAAAGAAAAAACTTATCTCTTTTGTTCTTTTTGACTAGGCAAATTGATCTAATAGTAAAAAGTATTGCAGAATTGTTAGAAATGACCAAGCACTGTTGAACTCCTGAACCGGATATTGGCATGTTGAATTTGCTTAGCATACGCTTTTACAAAATTATTTGTTTCGACTTTCTTTTTCATTTTTGGTATCAGATTCAGTAAGTGACCCTTAACTATGAGACCCGTTATTTCGCAACTACGAGTTCTATAGTGTATCTTATTGTGTGATGGAAAGAATTCGCCTTCTCTTATTGCTTCTAGAATTTTAGGTACTAAATGCTTAAAGCTGTATTGTGAAGAAAAACTTTGATCATCTAGATAATTGGTGTAGGTGATTTCATGACTTTTACCAAATTCAAAAAGTCGTTTGGCAGTATTTAGGAAAACAAGATTTGCGATAACTGGGGAAGATGGCGCACCTTGGGGAAGTGATTTTTGAAAGGTCGTAAGTTTTGTTAGTATATGTGAAGTAGAATATGAGAATCCGTTATTATGCAACATTTGATGCACCTGATAATGAGTAATGTTGGAAAAAAATTTCTTTAAGTCTATAGTTAGAAAAAATTTTTGAGTTAAGTGGTTTTGTGCATTGAGGATATGGTTTTTTCCAGGAATTGAACCATACATATAATCAGGTACAGGTATGTTCTGTAAAAGATC
Coding sequences within it:
- a CDS encoding AAA domain-containing protein; translation: MAVTHPYIKQLLQCIDLEEKEQVKQYSLDQVHTLKSLKAEGLALHPITVTRKNFGYADYPEISFKLNFPTETNQFKDGAAIECFISGEEPIKGLLLNLDGKNGEFRLFAPDFPDWIEDNGVGIKLAPDQRTTTIMKTVLNNLENNKHLFALFQELHDGRSKERSISTVRTELIDFRNKRLNKSQQQAVTAILQNEEMIIVHGPPGTGKTTTLIEAIIQLIKKGEKVLVSAPSNTAVDNIAKGLIAQGVKIVRVGNTSKVDETIFPYTAEGRLANSKQQKEIKQLKIRAEEFRKMALKYKRSFGKAEREQRNLLFREVKNTRTEMKKLQSYNEEKLYAEADVILGTPIGLYDAKINHIKFQTLVIDEAGQCIEPLAWCIFPLAEKYVLAGDHLQLPPTVLSDEAARSGLNKSILEISIAGINNIHLLNTQYRMRQAIAGFSGNYFYNGLLLTAAHLSNIADHIYFIDTAGSGFNEAHGSDGVSLQNEGELRIAQKLIETEHLDVMQTAFISPYSGQVVLAKEMLPATMRISTIDSFQGQEKQTVILSLVRSNDDSVIGFLKDYRRMNVAITRAKEKLFVIGDSATIGADLFYNSFLSYVEQYGIYKTVWEFEL
- a CDS encoding glycoside hydrolase family 16 protein, whose protein sequence is MKKRHISYNALFALLCTIGLLSCKKQMNTTASQKADAAPVAENNTSVNATGICDYIFNESAVTAAGYTKVFEDNFDTDLSKWNIWTGGAFNNELEYYQAANMQLVNSNLVITAKKETVTGATTPFDATPKTFNYTSGRIECKTNISASTATPKVRIVARIKLPAGYGMWPAYWSYGDPWPTQGEIDYLEAKGQEPFKYQTNYFYGRATNRNLVKNQVGFITSNVDLTTCYHVYEMIWSQNSLTSLFDGNVVETKTGSYVPNLFGKTERITLNLAVGGNFFTNFNPALIATGSMYVDYVKVFTSN
- a CDS encoding reverse transcriptase family protein yields the protein MIKSLPNLYSFLHLTRAELNVILDDIGKYYKPVTIPKRKFGEDQIDNKGNIRYRELLVPKGSLKIAQQRINDLLQNIPVPDYMYGSIPGKNHILNAQNHLTQKFFLTIDLKKFFSNITHYQVHQMLHNNGFSYSTSHILTKLTTFQKSLPQGAPSSPVIANLVFLNTAKRLFEFGKSHEITYTNYLDDQSFSSQYSFKHLVPKILEAIREGEFFPSHNKIHYRTRSCEITGLIVKGHLLNLIPKMKKKVETNNFVKAYAKQIQHANIRFRSSTVLGHF
- a CDS encoding TetR/AcrR family transcriptional regulator; this encodes MKLRDENKTDQIFKATLKLVKENGLSGITMQSVAKEAKIATGTLYIYFKNKESIITSLFDHCVKNSATIFFQHYDVSAPFKVGFHTIWSNIVQHRISRFEESIFIEQCFHSPYIDEETKTTLKKMFEPLLELLNRGKEQHIIKNIDSFWLTSFMIGTINEIAKRVTYFNKRLTKEVLDLNFQMCWDGIKA
- a CDS encoding TolC family protein; protein product: MTYKKIEIVIIVFTLFLLPAFNTHAQETKSLTLNEAIDLSVKNSKQLKLSKARIDEAIAATKEATERKLPEANISGSYLRLNKPDINLKTGSGGADSTGGGSTINVTQALYGIANVSFNIYAGSKVKYGIESAKYLEQASRMDADNDKQEIILNTVSAYINLYKATAAAKLVDENLAQSRQRDTDFTNLEQNGLLARNDLLKAQLETSNFELALVDAQNNIQLATVNMNLMLGLPENTILTLDSASINPPVEVKSIEEYEQLAAQNRNDVKAIDYRKKAAGAGVKIARGDYYPSIGLTGGYVAADIPHFLTVTNAINVGVGVKYSLSSLWKTNTKIQKAKAQEQELEASAAMLTDEIHLSINKAYQDYFSGIKKIEVYSKAVDQATENYRISKNKYNNSLLTLTDLLDADVAQLRAKLNLVLAKADVALSYQTLLQKAGILYQ